In Brassica napus cultivar Da-Ae chromosome C2, Da-Ae, whole genome shotgun sequence, the sequence TGAACAGACATTATAAAAAGCCATAATTATTAAGTAAAACTCAGAAAACAAAGTGTGTTTTATCAAACAACAGACATTATTAAAAAACTAAAccattaattaaaagaaaagccAAAAAGCAAGataaaaatactaaacattCAGCTCGTCGTCTTTAATCTTCTCCATCTTCACCACCTTGGTGCAAAGTTTTTTGGAAGTTGAAGTCTGATCAACTTGATCTTTTTCCTTACGCTTTGAAAATGGGGTTGAAGAACCTTCTGATGAATTTGCTTCACTTTTTTTCTGTTAAAGAAACCTTATCACAAGACAAAAACACATtgaaaataatagtaaaaatcAGAACAATGATTAAACAAATAAAGGTATTTCTATAATACACGATATAAGATTttcatatgtattttaaatatacctCTCCACCGGACATTATTGATGAAGCAGAGCTAACATGAGTAATAGGCTCAGAGTTGGACTCGATTTGGAGAATATTATCACCAGACCATACTTGTGAAACCAGAAAGATGTCTGAtccatttttaacattttcagaGCCAAGAGTAAgaccaaaacaaataaattttccaaCCAAATCTGTTATAGCTTGAGGCAAAATATCTGGATCCTCAatctgtatttttaaatatataagatataaattgactaagtatataaaatatatttgtgatGATATAAGTTAGTATAACCTCTTCATAGGAACCATCCCAAATATCTTTAGCATCGCAGCCCACAACGACTTTAGCAACAGAATCAAGAAGCATCAGTTTGCAAGTACTTGTGTCATCCTTGACAATCAGATGCAATTTGAATCTGTttcaaaaccaaacaaaattatCACCAATTTGAACcgtaaatgtatataaaaaaatattaaaaaaataaaactctcGTTAAATGATAGCAAAAACTAACTGTGGGGTTACGGTGGTGGTATTAACACGACATGATGTGCACCAGAATAATGGTTTCTCATTTGGAGGAAAATTACCACCTTCCTTTGATTTGATTCGAAGGCAACGTTTGTTACACCTGTTCCGGTTAACATGACCAAAAATAAACCAGCTCCAATCCGTATCAATAGATTCGATTGAGCAAATTATTTTGCAATCCTCCTCCTAAGGGTACAAACATAGTAATAGTTTTAGAACTGATAAAATGTTGACGTTGGTAAATATAATGTTAATTagaattttagaaaagaaaccTGAGTTGCCATGATGATTTCAGAGATAGATTTAATACCCACATCATTCCAATCATCAATTTGATCCTTGATCGGACGCTTATCATTCTTTGTATCAGTTAGAGCAAGAGCAAACTCATCATTTGACATActgaaaaatgtaaataaatccATTTTTTAGATGTGCAGACAAATTTTACGTAACTAATAACGAATACTATTTCACACGGAAAtcttacttattttttaaagcCAGACATTCAGGTAAGTCAGGATCGAAACAAATCATGGATGAATCAAAAGCATTGGTTATCTGCACATCTCCTACACAAAATAAGCATGGgacatttattaaatattataacagtATATGAAAtggataaatataaatatacaaaagataaaaggataaattatttatatctatatttgtaATACCTCTGTAAAACCCAATTTTAGCAAAGCGGATCATGCACACCATATTAGGATTATTTCtttgttggagatgctcttcaaGCTGTTCTGCATATTTACCCCATTAACAACATGCAATGCTTTGACCCCTGAAATAATaaggttttgaaaaaaaaattaaactgaaagtatatataatatatagcgTAATAAAAGTACCACAATAATATCTTGATTCACTTACTTGATGTATTAAGcgaaattcaatttttttcttatcattCCCAGCAACTTGGACAGTTTGGATGTTACGAAGACTGGATACTTGACCAACTACATATGTCAAATAATTAATTGCTTAATATTAGtacaatatacatatattatgatAAAAAATCTCATTGACTGACTAACCGATCAGGAAGTGAGTATTAAGAGTTCCATTTCCAATCTTGTCAAAAGAAGGAAAATTTAGGAACTCATCATCACACTCAAAAGTACTTTGGTCTATAGAGGTGTCTTCGATGATAGAAATTTTGTAAGTATGGTATGTGGGACGGTACTGTCCTCTTGCGTGAGACATTGTAAATGTGTCTATGAGTCGCCATTCACCAAGCCGTATTTtactctctgttttttttatgaGAGTCTTCCTGGCCGAGCAGTGTATCTTAACACCCTAAAACAAAATAGATCATAAAACTACATAGACATAGTTATTTAGTTCATAAAGtacataaacaaaaactaaaacagaACATAAAACGTATAAAAATAATCTTACAGTTTCATCTGCAAATATCATCTCAAGGGTATCTCCTCCATAATTGGTTTTCTGCCTCCAGGAGTGAAGCAACTTAACTTGGACTCGCCAGCCCTGTTTGTAGGGCTTGACGTCTTTTAGTAACGAAAATGCTTGGATCATAGACATAGCTCAAACCGTTTTAGTTTAGGTGATGGTTGAGGTTAAGTGTAgtgcataatatatatatagatcgcTAGGTTTGTTAGGGTATTTAGGGAGAATATACTGTGACTTTATTCGCAAGGAAGAAAATTAattgtagaaaattttaaatcggTTGTTATGGTTAGTTATATCGTAGATATTGATATCTTGATATATTAGAGGATATTCTTGGTAGTTGTTTCGATATTTCATAGCAAAATTTTAGGAAACACACACAATATGTTTAGAATATCCTTTTTAAATGTTCAAGTAATATGATATTGTGAAAATTAGTTGATTCGATATAATCTTAGTTTTGGCAAATCCCGGTTATTATTGCAACAGAATCTTAGTTTTGAAAATCTTGTTATATTGTCCAAGGAATGATCCTTGATCGGGCGCTTATCATTCTTTGTATCAGTTAGAGATAACACCATGATTTGATGGTAAGATTTCAAAAGATTGTATTTAATTTGAATAAGTTAGTTTTCCTAATCTGGTTAATACTCAAGATAGTATTGGCTGAGCATATATCTCAACTCACTCCGGTCACTGAAAAGATTTAGCTTGAACAATAATTTCGAGTAACTGAATATACCTATTTTTTGTGAACAATATATCtctgaaaaaaaattctttgaacaataatttttggtttttttcttttgacaacAGTTTGTTTTTACTTAAGGATCTTCAgtatgttctaaaaaaatagttttaaaatatggttGTAATCACGATATTCTTGGCATATAATTATTCGACTTTTAAATGTATGAAAAAGTTTGTTTAGTTGAATGAATAAACACGAATTTAGTGaacaataaattattatattaatttacatgaattatttttatcatattttaatatttaaattaatagttGTACCAtgttcatcttctccaaatgcTCACCGTGTTTAGGTTATTaagtaataaaattattaacaaaTGTTCATGTTTCAAGACTAACAATCAAATAACGTAACAGATAATGGAAGAAACATGTTCAAGTGATCATATTTAAGGCTAAAAACAATATAAGCTTATTCGATTGTCAATTAAAAATCTACGGTTGGATTGTTGTGTGTGAATTCTCATACAAAAGCACTTGATAGCGTAATATCATGGTGGTCAATTGATTTCTGTTACTTTTGATTGGCGTATATGACTGCATTTACATACGTAGCAACAACTCCTTTCATGTTTCGTTTGGAGATACACTATGAAACAAACCTGAAGCACTCCTGTTTGAGTTGATGTTAAAGTTGCAGAGAGGTTTGGGTTTTGAAAGTTGACGGTTTAGGTTAGTTAAACGTGTGTTAAGGAACAGTAAAAATTGTGACGTTTGTGGTGTTTTAATGTATAGATGTGGACACTAAGATGCattaacactacaagaaaacgtgcccataacaacgaacatttacgacgaaaatatttcgtcgtaaatttacatggtgtttacaacgcagttacgaggaatccaactttcgtcgtaaacgccatgtaaatttacgacgaatagtgttcgtcgtaaaatccatgtaagtttacgacgaatgtacgtggaatgagaaatacgtcgtaatcattacatcgacattacaacgaaacatgttaccgttatatttaggtgaaaacgtgtattcaaagtgctttaacttacctaatttcgtcgtatagtcgttgtaaatattatgttaaaaccatgtaaaatccatgtaaaatattccttgtaaaatcgttgttatatttccaCTACCCAattcgaaaatttctctatatatatgtcattttccacaactctcttcctcacaacacacaaacggaaaaaaaaatccgaaaaaaaatcagaaaaaaaaagatttcaaaaaaaaatctaagaaaaaaatggccgatggcggtagtatttacgagttacggagttggatgtatttgcacaaagattccgacgggagggtgacgaacgcatttctgagcgggctagagacattcatacACCAGGCgtgctgtacaccgatcacacaggaaagcagTAAGATGTTCTACCCCTGTCGGAAATggaagaattcaaaatttgcatgtagtgaaactgtatggaagcatttagtaaacagaggatttacaccacagtactacatttggtatcaacatggagagggttatgggggaaatgaagctagtagtagtaataataattttgaggatggtcatcatagtgaagaaccgaatcatttgcataatgaatataattatcatcaagatcatgaacagatggtagatcatgatagggttcaagatatgattagtgatgcatttttagaaacaactacaacaatagctgatggaactgcaaatgtggtcagaaggggtgaggacgtacgattgttccttgaaaaacaattttacgatgcgagcagttctactgtggacgataagtgatttccctgcttatgggatgttgtctggctggacagcacatggaagattatcttggcataaaaagagtatattttgggagctaccctattggaaggatcttctcttacgccacaatctggatgtcatgcatattgagaagaacttttttgagaacatcatgaatacattacttaacgtccctgggaagacaaaagataacaaaaagtcaaggatggacttaccttaTATTtactcaagaagtgagttacatatcaagagcaatggaaacgttcctgttcccatcttccggttgtcattagaagccaaaacaaccttgtttgactgggttgcatcagaagttaagtttcctgatggttatgtttcaaatctgtcaagatgtgttgaacgaggtcaaaagttctctggaatgaagagtcatgattgtcatgtgtttatgcaacgactacttccatttgcttttgccgagctccttccagcaaatgtccatgaagcacttgcatgtaattataattttataatatatacatatgttatgaaatgttattaatttgattacttttgcaatatacagccatcagcgcttttttcagagatcttagcacacgtacgttcaaggaagaagtcatcgaacaacttcatcataacattccgatcatattgtgcaacctggagaagatatttcctccttcattttttgacgtcatggagcatctagttgtccacctaccgtatgaagcattgcttcgtggacctgttcacaacggatggatgtatccgtatgagcgacatatgaaacatttgaaggggaaagcaagaaatcttgcaaaggtggaaggttcaataattgcggggagtttgacagccgaaacatctaatttcacatcatactactttgctccaactgttcgtacgagaaaaagagttcctagaagatatgatgatgatggagtaccgacatcatatccaattgatggtgttcctgacattttctgcgaaattgcacggtttggtggtaaaacaaaagaagtatggtggtcatgtgaagaggataaacatagtgcccacacttatattctgctcaactgcgaggatgcagtgacccgttactttgaaaggtaaatatttttgtgaatgttaattatatgaattgaagttaattatgtatgacttgattatttgtttaatttgcagcatgtttgtatctcaagttgaagaagca encodes:
- the LOC125582289 gene encoding uncharacterized protein LOC125582289 — encoded protein: MVCMIRFAKIGFYRGDVQITNAFDSSMICFDPDLPECLALKNNMSNDEFALALTDTKNDKRPIKDQIDDWNDVGIKSISEIIMATQEEDCKIICSIESIDTDWSWFIFGHVNRNRCNKRCLRIKSKEGGNFPPNEKPLFWCTSCRVNTTTVTPQFKLHLIVKDDTSTCKLMLLDSVAKVVVGCDAKDIWDGSYEEIEDPDILPQAITDLVGKFICFGLTLGSENVKNGSDIFLVSQVWSGDNILQIESNSEPITHVSSASSIMSGGEKKSEANSSEGSSTPFSKRKEKDQVDQTSTSKKLCTKVVKMEKIKDDELNV